The following nucleotide sequence is from Scheffersomyces stipitis CBS 6054 chromosome 4, complete sequence.
AAACCTCTATATAAAACAGGTTGTCtaagacttcaacaaagtcCGATATAGTGTAACGGCTAGCACGGTTCGCTTTCACCGAGCAGACCCGGGTTCGACTCCCGGTATCGGAATTATTTTTTTATTGACCCTATAATCATAActttgttgatgttgtagGCATATGATGTTATGATAGTAGGCAATTAGGCAATAGTATTAGGAGAACTTTATTTTGTTATTTGGTTGGTGTTAGAAAACTGGTACTGGTTTGCAATCTCAGTTTCTACAACACTTCAGAACTTTAGGCGAATGACAACCACTCCAAATAtatgaaaatttttgacAATTATAGGATACTATATACCTTTAGTATATGTGGATGAGAATAGTGCCATAGAAAAGTTGACCAGTAGTCTTCAAAAATGAACGAGTTTGAAGACTCTcaagcaaagaagaaaattttgcaactaaaaAATTGTGCGAGAAGGTGAagcaatttcaaagaaatttCTGCCATATAAAGAAGAGTCTTATTTGTAACACATCTGAGAGCAGTAAGaagcaaaaagaaaggaattgacACGGACAGGAATTGAACCTGCAACCCTTCGATCTGGAGTCGAAAGCTCTACCATTGAGCCACCGCATCACCCTTGAGGTCGACGTTGGAGCAAGGATAATAGGCGATTTTGGAAATAAaaaatcacgtgatatatGGCACGTGACAACATAAAATTCAGTGGATTTAAGCGTTTATCAATTTCTCCAGTACTATCTATGATACTTCCAGATAGACACTACTAAAGGTGATGtcagacgaagaattcTATTCCGAGGAATCAtatgaatttgaatttgaagaagacgaagaagatggagaagaaggcatCGAAGTTCAGgatagagaagaagatgaggacCTTGGAATCGTATGTGAATCTGCTTTTAAGCTGATATGATCTACAAGTTACTAACGAAAGGTCGTAGGAAAACAAGTACTATGCTGCTAAGGGATTGAAATATGACGATAAAGCTGCTGCAATACGAGAATTGAAGCTGGTCGTAGATAAATCGGAGGATAATGAAGAGAACAATGAATGGAGATTTAAAGCATGCAAGCAGATCATGAAGATCAGTGTAGATATTCAGGATTACGATGGAGCATTGCAGCAGCTCAGCAAGTTGATTGAACTACTTCCAAAAGTCAGCAGGATTTATTCTGAAGAGTCTTTAATCAAGATAGTCATGAATTACTCCATCGTGGGTGATAATCTGTTTGTGACATCTTTGTATGATATGATAACGAAATATACTCTGGAATCGAGTTCTGGAAGTAATGATagattgttcttgaagatttctcTTAGCAAACTCAactactttcttgaaaatggtgACTATGCTAAATGTCCACCATTAATAAAGTCTATCAATGAGAAACTCGCCCAAGTCTCAGAAGCAATGATGAAGTCATATGTGCTAGAAGCTATTGCTTGTGAGATTGAGTATGAATCGCACATGTCAAATGTCAACCTCCTCAAATTAAACCAATTATACCGAAAGAGTTTGAAGATAACAACAGCTGTAACACATCCAAAGATTCTTGGGACGATACGAGAGAGTGGAGGAAAAGTCTCGTTTTACAGAGGAGACTACGAAAAAGCTAGAACTGAGTTTTATGAATGTTTTAAGAATTATGATGAAGCTGGATCTtccaagaaaaagaaaatactAAAGTATCTAACCTTATGCTCCTTATTGACAGGGAATGAATTCAATCCGTTTGAGTCTCAAGAAACACAAACATATGCACAGCTTCCagaattttccaatttaTTGCTATTAATGCAATCTTACGACGATATGGATTTGAAAGGAACTAAACAGATTATAGAACATATCCTAATATCCAAGGACGAGTTGCTGAACGACgatatcttcttgaatgcCCATGAGAAGATCTTGCTtaatttgaaatcaaaagcTATAATGAACCTCTTCAGCGCCTTCAGAACTATCAAGTTCGAGTCGATAAGGCAAGCTGTAGATTTGAGCCAGGAAGACCTTGAAACACATATAATGAAACTAGTAAATTCTGGAAAACTCACCCATATCAAGATCGATTTCGTCAATGGGTATGTAGAGTCTACGAGTGAAAGAAACCTGATTTTCCCATTGAGTTTGCGTTCTGAAGATATATactacaacttgaaggCCATCAATATGTTGGACTTCAATAGCAATAGCGTTGGAAATCCAGGCGATGCAAACAGTGCACACGAAGATAGAATGGATGTAGAcaatgaaagagaaagggAATACCTGCAACCTCTAGATGAGGCCAACAAACAAAGCATTCTCACCAAATTTTTGTTCGCTTCAGATTATCAGAGCGACAAAGATTGGTTGAAAGCAATTGACTCCTGGTATCGTTATTTGGTCTGTGCTATACCGCCGGCAGTGAAGTCTGAATTGAGTCAGAAAGATCAGATTTTTTCGGAGCAAAGggctgaaaaatcagtCAACCATCCAGGAAATACAAAGACTGACATCGAAAACGATGTTGCCGACCAGAGTACAAATGCGGGCATCTTGAGTTCTACAATCAACGGTGACATTGATGATGGTGAAGACGACGAATACTGTGAAAACGTAAGTAAAGTAGACCTCCTCACCAGTTGGTACAAAGAGCTACAAAAGTACTACAATAGCATCGCCAGTAAATAGTAAATATACGGAAAGGATGTTTACAGGCTACATTTGTCTTTTTTCATGATGTTACTGGTCTATAGTTGTTATTCCATAGGTTTTTTGCTGATATCAAGAGCCCTAATCTTAACCGACTTTATCTAAAATGAGTAGCGCACGTCCATCGAGGAcaccaaattgaaaaaaatttaGCGTTAGATTTTTTCATGTCTTTTTCATTATTCTCCAAAAGTACTTTGAACTTTCATAGATACTTCTAAAAGTATGTAGCTGattcagaaaagaagagtgCTACGTCAATATGATTAAAATTTACATGCGTTATCGTCATGATTCGTCCGTTTACAATGTCTTAGGGCgcaatttgaaatcaactAACACCTACATGAAATGACAAGCACTTTTCGATTTATATTTCAGATAATTGGAACTAGGATTACTAACAACAATAGGTATGAAAGATAGCATGTCAAAGTTGTTAtattttgtagaattttcttctgatCTACAGCCTTTACTCTCTGTTCTTAGGAAGATTTTCCTGTTCCATCTCTGTTCCATAGAAAAGTAGTTTCAAAATTGGATATGAAGCAACTTgacaatcttcttcttgacgaagCAGATGCAAACTGGTAGGaaagatcttcaacttgtcagAATTGAGTGTCGGTCTCTTCTGCTGTAGATCTTACCTCTTCCTAAATTTCTGTATAATGTTCTTTGGAGTTCTGCATATAACGATTCACTTAAAAACCTTCGCAACAAAGAGttcacttcttcattgatatTGAACTCTTAGTATCGTAAGCAAAAAAACGAAGAATACTTCCAGACAGTAGAGAGTCTATTCAAACCCTGACGTATTTTAGTATGGCAAAAAAGATGCGCAAACCCGGAATCGAACCGGGGGCCCAACGATGGCAACGTTGGATTTTACCACTAAACCATTTGCGCAACAAGAAATAGGAATGATTCCGCCCAGGATCGAACTGGGGACGTTCTGCGTGTTAAGCAGATGCCATAACCAACTAGACCACGCAAccatttcttgttgaacatcatACTGTATATCAATgtgaattcaaaaaatcaCGTGCTGAATTACGCGTGATATGCACGTGACTTTAGTTTTTTCATATATTTCAATGTATGCCACTACGTTAAGAAAAAGGAGTATCATCAAGGTGCTAGCTCAACTAGAAGACTTAACCTTTGGGTTTAATCTAACATCTAGTATGGAACAGAGAAATATTTATTGATCACACTAAGGTTTTCCTGCAAAGATTGTCAATTGTTTAATTCTatacaagaaaagatcTACTAAGTCTAACGACTCAGCCTCCTATGTTCTAGAAATCAATTCGAATAAGCCGTACTCGGAGAATAACAATCAACAACTAGGTAGACTTCAAGCTGTGGAATCTGTCAGCTGTTATGGCTGTGGCTGGGATTCTTGCAACTGATGGCATTACTTTGACTTTTTGAATGTACAAAGTCACGTGCCACAAATTGTAGCCCACTCGTTTTTATCGTAATGCATATGCAGCCATACTTTGGGGGTTGCCCAATCTTGTACAAATCAAACATTCAAAAGATTGTTAGACGATACTTGTCTTTAAGAACGTGGGAGATCAAAGTAACTCAGCAGAACTGGTTGCATGTTTTAGAACAATAAGAATTGTTTCATTTTGTTTTGTTTTGATCCCATAATGGTGGAGTACTTTgtgaaatttcagaatgGCAGATCTCACCAAATGCAGGCTCGTattttctgaaaaatgGCTGGCCATACAATCCGCATAAGTTATTCCAGTTATACTTGAATGGACATGGAAATGCACTTCAATGCTCGTTAAGTTGAGTTATGGATTACAGTTGTATTTTTTATTGATGTCCAAGACAAACACGCATTCCCTAGAGAAAGCTGCATTCTCTATAGAAAGGGATAAAAATATTTAGAAATAGACGCAGAAAATCAATAAACCAAAGCCGAACAAGTTTCCCCACTAAGAAATATCTCCCCTTAAACCAATGGCCATTAGTACGTGACCCCTGTTTAAGTTCTGACATGGATAGGGGCTGACTTGCCGTTAATTTATGAGTCCATTTACTGCTGTATCATGTTTATATGTCCTGTACCTACACATCAGCTGTTACAGTAGAAGGGTGTCAAAGGTGTGTGATTGTAGTTCTCGATAATCAggcaagaagttgtagaacTATACAACGAAACAAGCTAGCTAGACTAACGTGGCGACATACATACTAATACAAAAAATGGAGAGCAGAGTATCGTATCTAAAAGATAAGTAGGTATCAGGGTTGCAACCAAAAAGAAACTattggttgcgaaaaaagATATTATTCTCAACTGCACTAAAAGAGATATTATATTATCCTTTTAAAATTGCCAGCCTAGAACAAAAGGGCAGCCAATGGGAGAATGACCACGGCAAGGAAAGAGTTTCCAACAACGTTGTTGCCGGCGGCGGCACCTTCGAAGGTGGAAAGGGTGCCGTTACTTGGAATACCAGTTGGAACGCTAGCAGGAACGGTGGCATTTCCGTATGGTGGAGCTGGAGCAGATGCGATGGTGGTGTAGACAGTAAGGAATTCGTTAACAGTGATGGTGCTTCCCTCGGCTGGGGCAGCTGGGGCTGGggtttcaacttcaactggAGCAGCTGGAGTTTCTGGAGCAGCTGGAGCAGCAGGAGTTTCTGGAGCAGCTGGAGCTTCAGGAGCAGCTGGAGTTTCAGGAGCAGCAGGAGCTTCAGGAGCGGCAGGAGTTTCAGGAGCGGCAGGAGCTTCAGGAGCAGCTGGGGTTTCAACTGGAGCAGCTGGGGTTTCAGGAGCAGCAGGAGcttctggagctggagTCTCTGGAGCTGGAGCTGGGGTGGTGTCAGATTCTGGACAGGTAGTGGTGGTAAGAGTTTCAACTACGCTGACAGTGTCGGTTTGTGGTGGAATAGCAGCAGAAGTGTCAGATTCTGGACAGTAAGTGGTGGTGGAAGTGTCGATGACTTCAACAGTGACAGTGCTGACCTGAGTAACAGGAACAGAGGTTAAGGTGCAGACTTCATCGCTACAGGAGGTGATAGTAATGACAGTAACTTCTGAGACAGTGACAGTGGAGTTGACATAGGCGGCCTGGGCTGAAGCAGCCATGGCGGTAGCGGCTACGATTGGAGTTAACTTAACCATCTCGAGTAAAGAATTAAAGAATGTATAGAGTTGGACTTGAGTACTAACAGTTAGAGAGAAAAGATATGAAAATAGCTACAAGTACATAAGGGGAGCAAGCTTGTTTATATATTCTGAACAAGCAGAAGGATCCATGCGGAGATCAGACGGTTTGGGCGATGTTTATTCAGAAAACAGAGCCGTCTGACCTTCTCCAGAGACAAAACAATAATACAGAACCGGTATTTACATAATAAGACTAGTAAAGTTGCACGTCAGGCTGGGTGTCACGGTCAAAGAAGTCTGGTAAATGCTGCAACACCACCAAATTCGGAAGCTGGGGCCCTTTGTCAGATGCCAATTGGGCAATTTCTATAGCGATTCGAAACCATACACTACGGTTCGTCTActaaagttgaaaaatgtacCCAAAACAGACCAACTTGGCGCACTTCGTCACCTCATTGTCTGGAGAGCGCCCAAATAAGCTACAGACAAACAAAAAGGTTGTTTTGGAGAACGATCCAGCAGAAGATAGCAAGAAGGTCTCCCTACCAGCAGAGCAGGTCTCGAAAACTGAATTCAGCCAACGGCTTTTCCATGGAAACCTTCAGTAGAGCAGCGAGCTGCGATCTAATGTGTTGACCTGTGGGGTCGAATTCTGAAACCTCTATGCTCCTTGTAGTCCTCGCCTAAGCGCTATCTCCTACACGTCAGGACACAGGAATGGACACTCGGCTGCCGGGCACGATAACTTAAATCACGGTAGCCGCCAACTAAATAATGGGGCGTGTAAAAAAACCGTCTAACTAAAACGTCGTGTATGTGGAAAACACCTTGTACCGACACTTGATCCGTCGGCTCAATGGGCTCTGTAGGCTTTGGGCCAAAGTCGGCTTTGGATCTGTGCTGATTGCTTATTGGACGGGGAGCACGACTGAAAAGTGGCACAATCTGCGTCGCAGACAATCGATGCTCATGGCGAGAACAAGCCCTTTCAAAAAATCAATAATTCCAACAATACGATATCGTACAATAATGGCTGGAACCACTCTCGTCCACCTCACAAGGGCGCCATTGTGCACTATTGTTTGTTTTCCGTGTCTGTGAATCGCgtttgacttcttctttttccCGCCTCATTGTATGTGCGATCATTTTCGCGTTCCGCCCAGCAGAAAGTGACGCTGGCTGACAGCATTTTCCCCTAACCAGCATGCCCAAGCAACGTTCTCCGAGACGCCAATCACAAATTCTCGAAATCTAAAATCACGGCACGCCAAAAAATTTTTGCACAACTTTGCACCACAGCGCCCTGCCATTTCTGACAATGTCATATGCTTTACAGTTCTCTACAGAATTTGTGTGTACCAGTTAAACGTATATGTAATCTACTATGGTCATGTAATTATATTCCAAGACACTAAGTGAACAGGAGAAGTGAAGATGTATAAAACAACCGGTAAAAAGTAAGCACTTTTTAATTTAACCGAAAATATGCAAGCCACGAAAGTAGGCGAAGACCCAGCAAAATCATGAATCATGAGGATGAAATAAGTTAAAGGTATGTGGTGCGAAAGAACACCTGTGAAATTAATGGAGAGTAACTCCAACGCCGACCCTGGATGATTTTGGAACGTAGCCCGGACTGAAATTCAGAGTTCACCAGAACCTGACGTTAGATTGTTCGGACTCAACATTTGGAACTAATTAACAAGTGATACAATGAAGGAAAACATAACCGCCTAATATTAGATTATTCCGTTAATTACACCTTTATAATCAACATGTAATAATCTTTTATTAAAGTTTTGTAGAATTTTCACAACGAAAATTAGATCAAGTAAGCCAATGGAATCAAGGCAATGGCAAGCAAAGACTTACCGTAGTTAGAAACAGCAGCACCTTCAAAGGTGTTGATTGGAGCAACAGTGGAACCTGGAGCGGAGGCAACAGTTTCAACACCTGGAGCAGCTGGAGCAGCTGGGGTGACTTCTGGAGCACCTGGAGCAGCTGGGGTTTgttcagcagcagcaacagtCTCGGTAACAGCAACCAAAGTGGTGTAAGAGGTAACAACACCTTCAGTAGTCTTAGAAACAACGGCTGGGGTAGCTGGAACTGGGGTACCAGAAACGGTGACGTATGgagtttcttcagaaattGGGCAGTAGGTGGTGTAGATGGTttcaacaccttcaacGGTGGTGGTAGCTTCAGATGGAGTAGCTGGGACAGTGGTCAAGACACACTTGTCTTCCT
It contains:
- the RBT12 gene encoding repressed by TUP1 protein 1, which translates into the protein MVKLTPIVAATAMAASAQAAYVNSTVTVSEVTVITITSCSDEVCTLTSVPVTQVSTVTVEVIDTSTTTYCPESDTSAAIPPQTDTVSVVETLTTTTCPESDTTPAPAPETPAPEAPAAPETPAAPVETPAAPEAPAAPETPAAPEAPAAPETPAAPEAPAAPETPAAPAAPETPAAPVEVETPAPAAPAEGSTITVNEFLTVYTTIASAPAPPYGNATVPASVPTGIPSNGTLSTFEGAAAGNNVVGNSFLAVVILPLAALLF
- a CDS encoding signalosome complex subunit 2; translated protein: YYAAKGLKYDDKAAAIRELKSVVDKSEDNEENNEWRFKACKQIMKISVDIQDYDGALQQLSKLIELLPKVSRIYSEESLIKIVMNYSIVGDNSFVTSLYDMITKYTSESSSGSNDRLFLKISLSKLNYFLENGDYAKCPPLIKSINEKLAQVSEAMMKSYVLEAIACEIEYESHMSNVNLLKLNQLYRKSLKITTAVTHPKILGTIRESGGKVSFYRGDYEKARTEFYECFKNYDEAGSSKKKKILKYLTLCSLLTGNEFNPFESQETQTYAQLPEFSNLLLLMQSYDDMDLKGTKQIIEHILISKDELSNDDIFLNAHEKILLNLKSKAIMNLFSAFRTIKFESIRQAVDLSQEDLETHIMKLVNSGKLTHIKIDFVNGYVESTNDEYCENVSKVDLLTSWYKELQKYYNSIASK